CCTATCCTGTGTGCTATTCTTCATTTGATATGCCTTTATCATTTTTAACTCTACGACATTTGGAAACACCGCATTGCAAGTGCAAATCTTGTTTGAAATGTATGCTTTTTGTATTACATGAGGCATGAATGAGCACAGAAGTGTAGGAAGTTGGCATGCTGCGTTGCCTAAAAGTTTGCAGATGACATTGATCTGCACACTGGTTTGGTGTTTGTAGTGTGGCAGGACTTGTCCTTGTATTTCTGTAAGCCCTACAGTGAAAACAGCCATCCTAAACTCCCAAACAAATTCTGCTTGCGAAACATTTCTGACCAGCTAATAGTGGATTGGAGACTAAAAACGCGTTTGCAATATGGGTGATGTCACATAGTTTCGCCATGCTGCACCGCGAGCGGTTCGCCGAGTCCGACATAATCtagttttcttcgttttttgtcacTTTCCATTTCCCAACGAGAAGCGCGCGGAAACGTCCCGTGCCGTACAGACGTCCCACCCCCTCGGCCTCCAGCAGCAGCGCAAGCTCGTGCTCGTCCAGGAGGTCGTCACCATCCAGGGGGCCGAGCTCCTCCAGGTCCCGGTCAAGGTCGCTGACCCGTCGCCACTCGTCCGACAGGTCACTGTCTCCCTGGTACGAAAGGAGACACGCACGAAGCACTAGTGCAGAGAGCGGGAAAGGGAGCCGGTAACCAGAGGCTGCCCTTGTAGATTCGACGATGTTTAGAAACTTCCTGTTTTCTAGGAAACGAATGGTAAAAATGTTCAGCATTCCGACGGTCATTGTTTGTGGGCGGACATTTTTTTTGTTCGCTCGGAAGCAAGTGCTGTAAAGTGTTGTGAATGCAGTATTGTAAATGATGTATACTTTGTGCTGTATTGCACATCTGcatatttattaatttattttgcATATTTATTTACTCATTATACACATTTGTTCATTTATTTTGCATATTTATGTACTCATtatacatatttatttatttatttttgcatatttatttagtatatatatatatatatatatgtattccTTTTTGCGTATTAATTTCGCCACATATTTGACTGCTGCGTCATTGCCAAGCGGTCTTCATGCCACCACGCTGGCCGCGTACCGTACCGCTCCCAATGTCTGCGAGCCCATAATTTTCATGAACTTCACTAATCCAAAAATTTGCACGTGAAATGCGGCTCTTACAAAATGCGGTATAGGCGAACTCTGCTTCGTCAAAAAGAAAGACGCTCAAGCTACAAATTTTAGCATACGGCATTACTGTATGGGTCTAGTATTAAAATCTAcagaaaaacaggaaatacataaaagtTTCTGAAGTGTGTTACCAATAATCGGGACACTTTCAACATGGGATGCAGACGTTTCCTTTTCGACTTCTTTTTTACCTCTTCCTTGGGTAGTGTTGTTGTCTTGTATATACATGTTAAAATGTAATACTTCTGTATGCTAGATAAGTGCTATCTGTTGAGTTTACGAACTGTCGGTAACATTCATGCCATACAGCGTTGCTGGTTGAAGTTGTCGGTCACCCAGTAGCACTATTATTCTGTAGAAGCAAGATGAAGGGCACCCTTTTCTAGCAATTGACCACCAGAGCAGGATCCACCACCAAATCACAACATATACGCAGTCTGTTATGTGTGACGTTTGCTGCTACCTAATGCAGACATGTTTTCTGATATTGTTACCAGTGAATTATTCTCTCTTTCTGTGTGATATGTACCTTTTACTGGCACGAATTTGTGTGACTGCAAGTGCTAGTATTAGAAACGGAAACCGGCCGAGTGGGATATCTTCACTGTCACCTTCATCTTGAAGCTCTTATTTACCAGGTCTGTTGTTGTCTCGCAATATATGTACAAAAATTAATGCGTATTTAAGCCAGCCACCCAGGTGAAAAATTTTTGCAGttacaagtggtttatgaacGGATTTCCACTCGAAACCACTTTGTATGTAAGTgaaaattgtttcataaaccatttgggattgcagacatttttcacctgggcaGTTTTAACAGTGGGAGAAAATATAACACTGATCCTTCTCTTTTTCCAATTTGTCAGGAAGGTGCACACACCCTTTACCCTATGGTTATGTCTCTTGTATATATGCATTCCACAGATATAATATGAACTTTAGTGCAGTGTGTTGTACTATATTCAGTTCTTTACTTATGAAATAGGAGGCAACTTCTGTACAAAGCTTGATACTAAACAAGCGGATTGTGGTAGTCCTGACGTCTTATCGCGGTTTTCCACTGTTGTTCTTTGTTCTCAAAGCCATCATTGGACAAATGGTATGCAGTATGTCCAACTGGTCTCCCTCAAAAATATACTGCGCATAATTGACGTTTTCCTTTTGACAAACGTTTTACAGGCCACTCTTTGTGCTCGAAATAGCATAATCACTGTTGTGATCACTTTGCAACACTCGTGGATTTTGGTCTCTCTTGAGCTTTTATTGCTCCTCTTAAAATAGTGTGTGGTGCAATGGTTTGCCGTTACGTAACCTTGTATTTTGCAAGATGTAAGTTTACTTGTAATTTCTTTGACCCTGTTGAAGACACTCTTTTCACCACGTACTTCGGATGTTTAGGCCAATTCCTTTTGAACGGCCTTCTATCACACCTTTTGATGCTCCTAATTTCTCGCCCCCGTTCTAACCAGAATGTAAATATGCAGCATTTTTCGTCTCACTGCACATGATCACACAATCCCCTAATAACCTACTATGACTTGGTTGTAATAATTCAGTTCAGTAATGACTCCAGTAGGGAAAGTTCAAAGAAAGGGATAATGTTTAAATATTAGAAGGGCGGAGGCAGCTTTCAAAGAAAGATGCATAGAAATTGTAACAGGTTTTTCTGGAATCTTGGGCATAACTAAAAAATGTAGGATGTTTGCCTAGTCACCACAGCTGATGTATAAATGGAACATAAGACACATCTGGGGTGGTCAGTGCAAGCATTTAATAGTACATTCCGTGCACCAGATCATGAAATAACTGCATAGACTAGAAGTCAACACCTTCAAATTTCAAAAGTATATCCACAGCATAAAATAGAGTATCCACAAAATTCTATCAAATGGAAGGCTGTACCAAATACATGTAGCAGTTTCTCATTTATTGCTGTTCGCTTTATCAAATACATCATGAATCCAGTGCTTAGGTTATGAGCCTGGCTTACTTGTTTGAAAGGACAAAAATCATGGTGGATGGTATCAGCATGTATGGGCTGACATGCAGAAATCTAGGTGTGATCAGGTAGACATTGCCTAACATTTCTCAAGCTGGGGAAGAACACCAAAAACAAAATGTTGCTAAGTTGTGTGCAATTAAAACTGAACAGTGAAACAATTATCTGTGTGGTGATATCTCAAAATGCTCTGGAAAGCAACACTGCTTCATCCAGCCATTTGTGGAAAAACTTCTGCAGTCCATATTTGCACGCTGCAGTACCCAGATAGATGATAGTACAGCAAGCACTACCTACAACAGCAGATAATGCATGTTTGTCTAGACTTCCTTGGAGCTGCAATCTTGCAAAGACCTGGAAGACCATTTGATGAGTCAGTAAATAGGAAAACGAAAAAGTCATGACCTCACCTGAAAAGTTCTGCCAGAGGAAGGGTTTGGTCTACAAGCTTCTGAAGATGTTCATTCTCTGCTTTTAGAAGCTCCAGTTGTTCGTGCAGCTGGGAAAGAGAAAGGGGATTAATGAACCTGACAGAAATAAAAGTGGAAAATATACCTGTTCATTTTCTTTCAATGCATCTTCAAGAGCTTGACACCTCTGTTCTGCGAGGTCCTTCCAATATTTTGCAGGAACCTCATCTGCAAGTATAAGTGGTTGGCAGCTATGTAAAGAAAAAGACTGGTTCGTTGAAGAATTAAAAGATTGTAGTACCCTTAACCATGAGGTTGTAGGCCTCTTCTGATATAGTTTGTGTGTGCTGGCTGGCAGTCACAGAGTCTCCCTTTTTGAGCAGACTCATAGCGTTTTCGGCATCGAGGTTGAACTTTCGTTTCCTGTTctacagaaagaaagaagaaaaaacttaGGCGACCGTCTCAGATAAAGAGTATGTGCCGCATGTGCATGCCGAGGCTGCATTACCTTTTCAACTGATATCGTGCCATTCGTTCCTACAAGTCTCGACTGGCTCAACATTGAGGTCTGAATGTTTCCGAGAGTTTTGCGCGTTGTACACTGTAAAAGCGGGAAAATGTAATTCTACTCGGCGTAGTTAGCGGAAGCTTACTACGGCAACCTATGAGTCTACAGAAGAAAGAACACTTACAGTGCTTTCCGTCTTCATGATGACACTTATGGCCTCACCGAACTTACGACAACTACTTCCGAGTATCTCCACAAGATTCCTAACGTTCGTACAGCTGCCGTACCTGCCTTTAAACTTTTGAGGTCGCCTAATGTTGATTGATGCTCGCGCTAAAACTGCGGTATCACTATTTGACGTCTTAAAAATTGTCACTCCTTATTTATTTACCTATCCTTGCGTAAATATTTCATAAAGTTATCGCATCTAATTTGTGCCCTATCTGCCACTTTTCCAGtgttttttctccttttctgtttttaatACTTTCGAAAACGTCACGCCTGCCCCGCACAAACTGTAAGTAAAACGACGTCTGCAAGTGAAGTGCACTGGTTGGTTCATCCTCGGTCATGTGGTTCTTGGCACGTTGCGGTGTCTTGTCCCACTTCAAAGTTTTGCAAAGAAGAATGTCCACAGCTGGGTTTCTAGTAGAAGAACCTAAATATGCATTTCTCAAAGAGTTAGGACTGTCAAAGTCGAATCTCGGGGTGTACGATGGCAAATGGAGAGGATCCGGCAAGGTAAGTCGGAAAGCCACCTGTCTAGGAGAACCGCTTGAAGGACTCAGACGAGCTGATAAATTGATAAGGACGTCTGTGAAGCCGTGGAATTTCGCTATGTCACGCTCTTTTGCACTGATCTTTTCCTTGTACTTTTAGGTGATAACTTCAGTATGTCCCGCAAACAATCGACCCATTGCGGAAATTA
This sequence is a window from Ornithodoros turicata isolate Travis chromosome 10, ASM3712646v1, whole genome shotgun sequence. Protein-coding genes within it:
- the LOC135371259 gene encoding geminin-like, which encodes MKTESTCTTRKTLGNIQTSMLSQSRLVGTNGTISVEKNRKRKFNLDAENAMSLLKKGDSVTASQHTQTISEEAYNLMVKDEVPAKYWKDLAEQRCQALEDALKENEQLHEQLELLKAENEHLQKLVDQTLPLAELFRSLQDCSSKEV